In Candidatus Desulforudis audaxviator MP104C, a genomic segment contains:
- a CDS encoding copper amine oxidase N-terminal domain-containing protein, whose product MPKPMLLKVCCLVLVLALAFPISFGFAGSGRHPGRVKVLVEEDEVTFPDAQPVVAGNRVMVPLRAVAEALGWRVSWSPSAQIVHIIKNEIEVSVAIGGSVYQVDGQPREMNAVPFLQEQRTYVPVRFVSEGLGYGVSWDGASASVRIKPPVPVRVEPPAGLLPDRVRGHIPGMLLSSEVILGTLFLDGCPTIQVIQKHALRPADGDLRAALEAAVGQEVVVVGYYLPGERVFEVRGVKMEKWAEGYPGHIPGKLRAVDLIYGTLYLNGLYWILRFYLPDSR is encoded by the coding sequence TTGCCCAAGCCGATGTTACTTAAGGTTTGTTGCCTGGTACTGGTATTGGCCCTGGCTTTCCCGATCAGCTTCGGGTTCGCCGGGAGTGGGAGACACCCGGGCAGGGTAAAGGTGCTGGTTGAGGAAGACGAGGTTACGTTTCCCGACGCCCAACCAGTCGTTGCCGGAAACCGGGTCATGGTACCGCTGCGGGCTGTGGCCGAGGCACTAGGCTGGCGTGTGAGCTGGAGCCCGAGCGCGCAGATCGTACACATTATCAAGAATGAGATCGAGGTTTCGGTAGCCATCGGCGGTTCGGTTTACCAGGTCGACGGTCAGCCCCGTGAGATGAACGCAGTACCGTTCTTGCAGGAGCAGCGTACGTACGTGCCCGTGAGGTTTGTTTCAGAGGGTCTGGGCTACGGCGTTTCCTGGGATGGGGCGAGTGCCAGCGTCCGGATCAAGCCGCCGGTTCCCGTGCGGGTGGAACCGCCCGCCGGGTTACTGCCGGACCGGGTGCGCGGGCACATTCCGGGCATGCTGCTGAGTTCCGAAGTGATCCTGGGCACCCTGTTTTTGGACGGCTGTCCCACGATCCAGGTAATCCAGAAGCACGCTCTGCGGCCCGCGGACGGAGATTTACGGGCGGCGCTGGAGGCGGCGGTGGGGCAGGAAGTAGTGGTCGTCGGTTACTATCTGCCGGGGGAACGAGTCTTTGAGGTGCGAGGTGTTAAAATGGAAAAGTGGGCGGAAGGCTACCCCGGCCACATCCCCGGCAAACTCCGGGCGGTGGACCTGATCTACGGCACCTTGTACCTGAATGGACTGTATTGGATTCTTCGGTTTTACTTGCCGGATTCAAGATAA
- a CDS encoding CopG family antitoxin, translating into MPRKELPEFKGDEIPEFTSEEEVAEFFDRYSFAEAMEKGLFEPDEVELAPELAAKIAERSKTKRVTLRLRVSQIEAAKRIAKEKDIPYQTLLRSWIAEAIRREQEKRA; encoded by the coding sequence ATGCCGAGGAAAGAGTTGCCGGAGTTTAAAGGCGACGAGATACCGGAATTCACCAGCGAGGAAGAGGTGGCGGAGTTTTTCGACCGGTACAGCTTCGCCGAGGCGATGGAAAAGGGTCTGTTTGAGCCCGACGAGGTGGAGCTTGCGCCCGAGCTGGCTGCGAAGATCGCGGAGCGGTCCAAGACCAAGCGCGTGACCCTGCGGCTGCGGGTGTCGCAGATAGAGGCGGCGAAGCGGATAGCGAAGGAGAAGGACATACCCTACCAAACCCTTCTGCGGTCCTGGATCGCGGAGGCGATCAGGAGGGAGCAGGAGAAGCGGGCGTAG
- a CDS encoding BrnT family toxin, which produces MEKITRFEWDARNVGHIARHGVRPEETEEAFFGGPLFRRARKSLKAVFGRTDAGRYLFVVFVVKPGGVVRVVTARDMTAAERRYYRRDKEGLRDAEERVAGV; this is translated from the coding sequence TTGGAGAAGATAACGCGGTTCGAGTGGGACGCCCGGAACGTCGGACACATCGCCAGGCACGGCGTGAGGCCGGAAGAGACCGAAGAAGCCTTCTTCGGCGGGCCTTTGTTCCGCAGGGCGCGGAAGAGTTTAAAGGCCGTGTTCGGGCGCACTGATGCGGGGCGGTACCTCTTCGTGGTGTTCGTGGTGAAGCCGGGCGGTGTCGTCCGGGTGGTCACGGCCCGCGATATGACGGCCGCCGAGAGGCGGTACTACCGCCGCGACAAGGAGGGGTTGAGAGATGCCGAGGAAAGAGTTGCCGGAGTTTAA
- a CDS encoding L-lactate dehydrogenase, with translation MAVKVVVVGAGAVGATVAYTLLTADLANELVLIDINRDRAEGEAMDIADGTPFTGPVRIYAGDYEDCRDALIVIFAAGANQRPGETRLELAARNVKVVRDVMDRLLRYWNGGVLLMVTNPVDVLTYAALRFSGLPENAVIGSGTVLDSARFRYLLSRHCRVDGRNVHAYVLGEHGDSEVFVWSRAAIAGIHVDDFCDRRGVPRPDRQDLSERVRRAAAEIIARKGATYYGVSLSVRRICEAVVRDQESVLTVSGLVDGYYGVTDTAFSLPTIVGRRGRVKVLDIPLAPEEQQALCYSAGILKQAQRDNGL, from the coding sequence GTGGCTGTAAAAGTGGTTGTTGTTGGCGCGGGGGCAGTGGGGGCGACCGTGGCCTATACCTTGCTGACCGCGGACCTGGCTAACGAACTGGTCCTGATCGATATCAACCGGGACCGGGCCGAAGGGGAGGCGATGGACATCGCCGACGGCACCCCGTTTACCGGGCCGGTCCGAATCTACGCCGGCGATTACGAGGACTGCCGGGACGCCTTAATCGTTATCTTTGCTGCAGGCGCGAACCAGCGCCCCGGGGAAACGCGCCTGGAACTCGCCGCCCGGAACGTCAAAGTAGTCCGGGACGTGATGGACCGGTTGCTCCGGTACTGGAACGGCGGGGTGCTGCTGATGGTTACCAACCCGGTGGATGTACTCACCTACGCCGCCCTACGCTTTTCCGGGTTGCCCGAAAACGCCGTTATCGGTTCCGGCACCGTTCTGGACAGCGCGCGTTTCCGGTACTTGTTGAGCCGCCACTGCCGGGTGGACGGCCGGAACGTGCACGCTTACGTGCTGGGAGAGCACGGCGATTCGGAGGTGTTTGTCTGGAGCCGGGCGGCCATTGCCGGGATACACGTGGACGATTTTTGCGACCGGCGCGGGGTGCCGCGGCCTGACCGACAGGATCTGTCCGAGCGGGTGCGCCGGGCGGCGGCCGAAATCATCGCTCGCAAAGGAGCCACCTATTACGGGGTGAGCCTGAGCGTGCGGCGGATCTGCGAGGCCGTGGTACGGGACCAGGAAAGCGTCCTGACCGTTTCCGGACTGGTGGACGGGTACTACGGGGTAACGGATACGGCCTTCAGCCTGCCTACCATCGTGGGCCGTCGGGGGCGGGTGAAGGTGCTGGATATACCCCTTGCGCCGGAAGAGCAGCAGGCACTCTGTTACTCGGCCGGCATCTTGAAGCAAGCGCAGCGCGACAACGGACTGTAA
- a CDS encoding ISLre2-like element ISCde3 family transposase yields MFKIRFLLEVVLFLAKGIFEVFRSVRNMDELEERVQRLVQQAGGKMLEEALAHIDLELSGKRDPALKNVGQRSRTLVTSFGEITVKRRLYRNQKTGAYRFLLDEALGIPERQRVTPRMTRMILELGTEMPFRRAARVMGFLVPGIHWMTVWSKVQDAGEKAARDAEALREAVFEDGVVPEGGKEVRELSIEADGVVIPLQRSPKAFGEIKLFIGYEGREQKTRKLVNRYTVATARGSRVAWEDTGAAFGHKWDLSRVERIRIGGDGAEWIKQGLEMFPGATYHLDPFHLRRRLTEALSYSSNVYETVTEGLAELNQDAVVSALDQAIRVNRGARRNGIMRLKEYLLANWQGIAALPEGDRLGAIEGQVRHTIARRTKRIGARWSPAGAERMGRLLAVRANDELDRYVVHSEPRFDLLKKAVGAEAIQLPKRFGKDPEAWLQANVPALEGPHAGKHWVKHIVREISSPRWSTV; encoded by the coding sequence GTGTTCAAGATTCGCTTTCTGCTTGAGGTAGTCCTGTTTCTGGCTAAGGGAATTTTTGAGGTGTTCAGGTCGGTGCGCAATATGGATGAGTTGGAAGAGCGGGTGCAGCGGTTGGTTCAACAGGCAGGCGGCAAAATGCTGGAGGAGGCGCTGGCACACATTGACCTTGAGTTAAGCGGCAAGCGGGATCCAGCCCTCAAGAACGTGGGACAGCGGTCGCGGACCCTGGTCACCAGCTTCGGTGAGATTACGGTTAAGCGCCGACTGTACCGTAACCAGAAGACCGGCGCGTACCGGTTCCTTCTGGACGAAGCCTTGGGAATCCCTGAACGCCAACGGGTGACACCGCGGATGACCCGTATGATCCTGGAGCTAGGCACGGAGATGCCCTTCAGGCGCGCGGCCCGGGTTATGGGTTTTCTAGTACCGGGGATTCACTGGATGACCGTCTGGTCTAAGGTTCAGGATGCTGGAGAAAAGGCCGCCCGGGATGCTGAGGCACTACGCGAGGCCGTCTTTGAAGACGGTGTGGTCCCTGAAGGCGGCAAGGAGGTTCGGGAGTTATCCATTGAAGCCGATGGTGTAGTAATACCCTTGCAGCGGTCGCCCAAGGCGTTTGGTGAGATCAAGCTGTTTATCGGCTACGAGGGCAGGGAACAAAAGACCCGGAAACTGGTGAACCGTTACACGGTGGCCACCGCCAGGGGCAGCCGGGTGGCTTGGGAAGACACCGGGGCGGCCTTCGGCCACAAGTGGGACCTTAGCAGGGTAGAGCGGATCCGCATTGGTGGGGACGGCGCCGAGTGGATCAAACAAGGCCTGGAGATGTTCCCCGGGGCGACTTACCACCTTGACCCCTTCCACCTGCGCCGGCGTTTAACCGAGGCTTTAAGTTACAGCAGCAACGTCTATGAAACTGTCACCGAAGGGTTAGCCGAGCTAAACCAAGATGCGGTAGTTTCCGCCTTGGACCAGGCGATTCGGGTCAACCGGGGTGCACGCCGTAACGGGATCATGCGGCTTAAGGAGTATCTCCTGGCTAACTGGCAAGGTATCGCCGCCTTGCCGGAGGGAGACCGTTTAGGTGCGATCGAGGGCCAGGTCCGTCACACCATCGCCAGGCGAACAAAGCGGATTGGGGCGCGTTGGAGCCCGGCCGGTGCGGAACGGATGGGACGCCTGTTAGCGGTACGGGCTAATGATGAGCTGGACAGATACGTGGTACACTCGGAACCCCGGTTCGACCTACTGAAAAAGGCTGTCGGAGCCGAGGCAATCCAACTGCCCAAACGCTTCGGCAAAGATCCCGAGGCCTGGCTTCAAGCCAACGTGCCCGCCCTTGAAGGACCGCACGCCGGAAAACACTGGGTCAAGCACATAGTAAGAGAGATTAGTTCACCGAGGTGGTCTACGGTCTAA
- a CDS encoding uracil-DNA glycosylase, whose product MNNLEQLLDRLCNYLPKPAVDAALEQLGGLSGRPSGARTPCPRRCPELSPCRPVPGQGSRRSRLVILGEAPGTDEDAIGHPFVGQSGLLLTAALNSLGVDRNRVFITNVVRCRPPNNREPHSAEQEACRQLLKDELTGLPSGVVVLTLGNVPLRFMRGTSGPGVTACRGVWLESFRWQRSLVAAVIPTYHPAFVLRRLDGDILDQFVRDIREAVGLALALRWPAFLSAYYHSGLSGS is encoded by the coding sequence ATGAATAATCTGGAACAGCTCCTGGACCGGCTCTGTAATTACCTGCCGAAACCGGCGGTGGACGCTGCTCTTGAGCAGCTTGGGGGCCTCTCTGGCCGCCCTTCCGGCGCCCGAACTCCCTGTCCCCGGCGCTGCCCGGAACTCAGCCCCTGCCGACCCGTGCCCGGTCAAGGTTCGCGCCGGAGCCGACTGGTGATCCTGGGCGAGGCCCCCGGTACAGATGAGGACGCGATAGGGCACCCGTTCGTCGGTCAGAGCGGCCTTTTGCTCACCGCCGCTCTGAACAGTCTGGGAGTAGACCGGAACCGGGTATTCATCACAAACGTGGTGCGGTGTCGCCCGCCCAATAACCGGGAACCGCATTCCGCCGAGCAGGAGGCCTGCCGGCAGTTGTTGAAGGATGAGCTTACGGGCTTGCCGAGCGGGGTGGTAGTCTTGACGCTGGGGAACGTGCCGCTCCGGTTCATGCGCGGGACGTCCGGTCCCGGAGTCACCGCCTGCCGGGGAGTCTGGCTGGAGAGTTTCCGGTGGCAGCGGAGCCTGGTGGCCGCGGTGATTCCGACCTACCATCCGGCTTTTGTGTTGCGGCGCCTAGACGGTGACATCTTGGACCAGTTCGTGCGGGACATCCGGGAAGCGGTCGGCCTGGCCCTTGCCCTCCGCTGGCCCGCCTTCCTCAGCGCTTACTACCATTCCGGGTTGAGTGGATCATAG
- a CDS encoding aspartyl-phosphate phosphatase Spo0E family protein, with protein MFSGRRTELLEEIEQLRCTLQKLVENKETLQDQEIQVVSRRLDSKLNEYNRLTGETRP; from the coding sequence TTGTTTTCGGGTAGGCGAACGGAGTTGCTCGAAGAAATCGAACAATTGCGCTGCACGCTCCAGAAGCTGGTCGAAAACAAGGAGACACTGCAAGATCAGGAAATCCAGGTGGTGAGCAGAAGACTGGATTCCAAACTGAACGAGTACAACAGGCTGACAGGCGAAACACGGCCCTAG
- the gltX gene encoding glutamate--tRNA ligase has protein sequence MDTVRVRFAPSPTGSLHIGGARTALFNWLFARHHGGAFILRLEDTDTGRNIDEAAAQIVSSLRWLGIDWDEGYDRGGPFGPYRQSERFELYREEARRLLANGDAYWCYCTPEDLAAQREEARQRGEVPRYDGRCRQLTDDARREKEAAGIRPALRVKMPKTGTTVVKDRIRGEIGFDNATLDDIIVMKSNGGPTYNFACVVDDGAMRISHVIRAEEHLSNTPKQIVLFNLLGYALPEFVHVPMILAPDRSKLSKRHGATAVDEFRADGFLPEALINYLALLGWSPGSEQEQFTVEELVASFSLDAVSKHAAIYDVKKLTWLNAQYLNSLPQARVVEAVRPFMQEAGYLSATPNPAELDYLSRVVEAVRSRVHTLAELRDASAYFYRSDFEYDDKGVRKHFTKPGVTNILARGRDALSRLPAGRFTVEGTEEAFRQVIEELGVSGGTLIHPTRLALSGRTVGPGLFDIIAVLGKEECLLRLDRAIAWIGANVNNANRTDACS, from the coding sequence ATGGATACGGTACGGGTCAGATTCGCGCCCAGTCCCACGGGCAGCCTGCACATCGGCGGCGCCCGGACCGCGCTTTTCAACTGGCTTTTTGCCCGGCACCACGGAGGGGCCTTCATCCTCCGGCTGGAGGACACCGACACCGGGCGGAACATCGACGAGGCGGCGGCCCAGATTGTGTCCAGCTTGCGCTGGCTTGGTATCGACTGGGACGAAGGCTACGACCGGGGCGGCCCGTTCGGGCCGTACCGGCAGTCCGAGAGGTTCGAGCTTTACCGAGAGGAAGCGCGACGCCTGCTGGCGAACGGTGATGCGTATTGGTGTTACTGCACGCCCGAGGATCTGGCCGCCCAGCGCGAGGAGGCCCGCCAACGTGGTGAGGTGCCGCGCTACGACGGGCGCTGCCGCCAACTGACCGACGATGCGCGGCGGGAGAAGGAGGCGGCCGGCATCCGGCCGGCACTACGCGTGAAAATGCCCAAAACCGGGACGACGGTGGTCAAAGACCGGATCCGGGGCGAGATCGGCTTCGATAACGCCACGCTGGACGACATCATCGTGATGAAGTCAAACGGCGGCCCGACGTACAACTTCGCCTGCGTGGTCGACGACGGGGCGATGCGCATCAGCCACGTCATCCGGGCTGAAGAGCACCTTTCGAACACGCCGAAGCAAATCGTCCTGTTCAACCTGTTGGGGTATGCGCTCCCCGAGTTCGTGCACGTGCCCATGATCCTGGCTCCGGACCGCTCCAAGCTGTCCAAGCGCCACGGGGCCACCGCCGTGGACGAGTTTCGGGCCGACGGGTTTCTGCCCGAAGCCCTGATCAACTACCTGGCGCTCCTGGGCTGGTCGCCGGGGAGCGAGCAGGAGCAGTTCACTGTGGAAGAACTGGTGGCCTCCTTCAGCCTGGACGCGGTTTCCAAACACGCCGCCATTTACGACGTGAAGAAGCTGACCTGGCTGAACGCCCAGTACCTGAATTCACTGCCGCAGGCCCGGGTGGTGGAGGCGGTACGGCCTTTCATGCAGGAGGCGGGGTATCTGAGTGCAACTCCGAACCCCGCGGAACTTGACTACCTGAGCCGGGTGGTGGAGGCGGTGCGCAGCCGGGTCCACACCCTGGCAGAACTCCGCGACGCGTCCGCCTATTTTTACCGGTCCGATTTCGAGTACGACGACAAGGGCGTGCGCAAGCACTTTACCAAGCCGGGGGTGACAAACATCCTGGCCCGGGGCCGGGACGCCTTGTCCCGATTGCCTGCGGGCCGGTTTACCGTCGAGGGCACGGAAGAAGCCTTCCGGCAGGTCATCGAGGAACTCGGCGTTTCCGGGGGCACGCTCATCCACCCGACTAGGCTGGCGCTGTCCGGCCGGACCGTGGGGCCGGGGCTTTTTGATATCATCGCTGTCCTGGGGAAGGAAGAGTGCCTGTTGCGGCTCGACCGGGCGATAGCTTGGATCGGTGCCAACGTGAACAACGCGAACAGGACTGACGCATGCTCTTGA
- a CDS encoding methylated-DNA--[protein]-cysteine S-methyltransferase yields the protein MPAVVVRLQAGWIGFARTESGLRALTFPQAGAEAARAQLASLGVTGEEAVLSPEPLDRLLTDRLETYFSGRAVDFDLIPVDWSGYTPFQRAVLEAVREVPWGETRTYGELARLVGRPRASRAVGNALGTNRTPLVVPCHRIIRAGGALGGFGGGPELKDRLLRLEGGDSALHGTE from the coding sequence TTGCCGGCGGTCGTGGTGCGGCTTCAGGCCGGTTGGATCGGTTTCGCCCGCACGGAGTCCGGCCTTAGGGCGCTGACGTTCCCGCAGGCCGGCGCCGAAGCGGCGCGGGCTCAGCTTGCGAGCCTGGGCGTGACTGGAGAGGAGGCGGTTTTGTCGCCGGAGCCGCTTGACAGGCTCTTAACGGACCGGTTGGAAACCTACTTCTCCGGGCGGGCAGTGGACTTTGACCTGATACCGGTCGACTGGTCCGGCTACACGCCGTTCCAACGCGCCGTGCTGGAGGCCGTCCGGGAGGTCCCATGGGGGGAAACGCGCACCTACGGAGAGTTGGCCCGGCTAGTGGGCCGGCCCCGGGCGTCCCGGGCGGTGGGCAACGCTCTGGGGACCAACCGGACCCCGCTGGTGGTGCCCTGTCACCGGATCATCCGTGCCGGCGGCGCACTGGGGGGATTCGGCGGCGGTCCGGAGTTAAAAGACCGGCTTTTGAGGCTGGAGGGCGGAGACAGCGCTTTACACGGGACAGAATAA
- a CDS encoding glycogen debranching N-terminal domain-containing protein produces the protein MLDLRIAPREIEESFEVLKEGNLFLTSLPGGDVPGQSLAGLGLYYQDTRFLSCLEHFISNTRPVLLSSSTRGSHFGQVELTNPELETAGGVRLPLQSIHLRLVRVVRGALYQRLRLVNYNQFEVSVPLKVLMGADFRDIFEIRGARRLRRGTHLPMVRSQSSFLLRYRGLDGIVRGCHAVFDPPPGDIRESGDGVLCTFDLVLPPQRKVYLTWLVRPLLDPGEEVVTEWSGRRLDIVFGNAVGEQAEEHRKWRSRSTIFASDNEVFNRMLERYTSDLRALYAAYPDGRIIEAGIPWYAAPFGRDSLITGIQTLILNPDLARDTLCFLGRYQGRGVDESREVQPGKILHELRRGEMANCGEILHTPYFGSVDATPLFVVLLGEYFAWTGDRALLTEMRENLESALAWCREYGDLDGDGYLEYHGRVEGGLNNQGWKDSWDAVADPEGNLAEPPIALVEVQGYWYHALEHAARLFKVLGDEHGAGRLRAEARRLKARFIRDFQVPGEEYLGFALDGKKRLVSTVVSNMGHCLWSGILDPGPAAQVVRRIFRPDMHSGWGIRTMSRWEKAYNPMSYHNGSVWPHDNAIIAAGLRRYGFLNQMEQLFTGLFEAAQHFPYQRLPELFCGFARRPTGEPVRYPIACDPQAWAVGAMFMFLQAALGLSCSRKGLQVTKPMLPGWLRELTVQNMRVRGGTVDLRFSRSRGVTRCELLRKEGRFTVSIEE, from the coding sequence ATGCTTGACTTGCGGATTGCGCCCCGGGAGATCGAGGAATCCTTCGAGGTTTTGAAGGAAGGGAACCTCTTCCTGACCAGCCTGCCCGGGGGGGATGTCCCGGGGCAGAGCTTGGCCGGTCTGGGCCTGTACTACCAGGACACCCGTTTTTTGAGCTGCCTGGAGCATTTCATCAGCAACACCCGACCGGTGTTGCTTTCCTCATCCACCCGCGGCAGCCATTTCGGGCAGGTTGAGTTGACCAACCCCGAACTCGAGACGGCCGGCGGGGTCCGGCTGCCGCTGCAGAGCATTCACCTGCGCCTGGTGCGGGTGGTACGCGGCGCCCTGTACCAGCGCCTGAGGCTGGTGAACTACAACCAGTTCGAGGTGTCCGTCCCCTTGAAGGTGCTGATGGGTGCCGATTTCCGGGACATCTTCGAAATCCGGGGGGCGCGACGGCTCCGGCGCGGGACCCATCTCCCCATGGTGCGTTCACAGAGTTCTTTTTTGCTTCGCTACCGGGGGCTGGACGGGATTGTCCGGGGCTGCCACGCGGTGTTCGACCCGCCGCCCGGGGACATCCGCGAGAGCGGGGACGGGGTGCTGTGCACCTTCGATCTGGTGCTGCCCCCCCAGCGCAAGGTGTACCTCACCTGGCTGGTCCGCCCGCTTCTGGATCCCGGGGAGGAAGTGGTAACGGAGTGGTCCGGTCGGCGCCTGGACATCGTTTTCGGGAACGCCGTCGGCGAACAGGCCGAAGAACACCGGAAGTGGCGCAGCCGGAGCACCATATTCGCAAGCGACAACGAAGTGTTCAACCGGATGCTGGAACGGTACACCTCCGACTTGCGGGCCCTGTACGCCGCCTACCCGGACGGCCGGATCATCGAGGCGGGTATTCCCTGGTACGCGGCGCCGTTCGGCCGGGACTCCCTGATTACCGGCATCCAGACCCTGATTTTGAACCCCGACCTGGCCCGCGACACGCTTTGTTTCTTGGGCCGCTACCAGGGCCGCGGGGTGGACGAGAGCCGCGAGGTTCAACCCGGGAAAATACTGCACGAGCTGCGGCGCGGGGAAATGGCCAACTGCGGGGAGATTCTGCACACACCCTACTTCGGCTCGGTCGACGCCACGCCACTTTTTGTCGTCCTCCTGGGCGAGTATTTCGCCTGGACGGGAGACCGGGCGCTGCTGACAGAGATGCGGGAGAACCTGGAATCCGCCCTGGCCTGGTGCCGGGAGTACGGGGACCTCGACGGGGACGGCTACCTGGAGTACCATGGCCGGGTGGAGGGCGGGCTGAACAACCAGGGCTGGAAGGATTCCTGGGACGCTGTGGCCGATCCGGAGGGAAACCTGGCCGAACCGCCGATTGCACTCGTCGAAGTGCAGGGCTACTGGTACCACGCCCTGGAGCACGCAGCCCGGCTCTTCAAGGTGCTCGGAGACGAACACGGGGCCGGGCGGCTGCGGGCCGAGGCCCGGCGGTTGAAGGCGCGTTTCATCCGGGATTTCCAGGTGCCGGGTGAAGAGTACCTGGGATTCGCCCTGGACGGAAAGAAGCGGCTGGTGTCCACCGTGGTTTCAAACATGGGACACTGCCTCTGGAGCGGCATTCTGGACCCGGGGCCGGCTGCCCAGGTGGTGCGGCGGATCTTCCGGCCCGACATGCATTCCGGCTGGGGCATCCGAACCATGAGCCGGTGGGAAAAAGCGTACAACCCGATGAGCTACCACAACGGATCGGTCTGGCCCCACGACAACGCCATTATCGCCGCGGGCTTGCGCCGGTACGGCTTCCTGAACCAGATGGAACAACTGTTCACCGGCCTTTTCGAGGCGGCGCAGCACTTTCCCTACCAGCGCCTGCCCGAACTCTTCTGCGGGTTTGCGAGGCGCCCCACCGGGGAGCCGGTGCGCTACCCCATCGCCTGTGATCCCCAGGCTTGGGCGGTCGGGGCCATGTTCATGTTCTTGCAGGCGGCACTGGGTTTGAGCTGCTCCCGGAAGGGCCTGCAGGTCACGAAACCGATGCTGCCGGGCTGGCTGCGAGAGCTGACCGTCCAGAACATGCGGGTACGCGGCGGCACGGTGGATCTGCGGTTCAGCCGTTCCCGCGGGGTGACACGCTGCGAGCTGCTCCGCAAAGAGGGCCGTTTTACCGTTTCCATCGAGGAGTAA
- a CDS encoding glycosyltransferase family 4 protein, producing the protein MRISKLHWAFPPIIGGVETHLMMLGPELVARGCTVNLLTGSVDGRETFDYRGMTVTRTPLMDLNGLGTLSRIQELAGDIRDELTAFIQKTRPDLIHVHNMHYFSPVHARVLARISRRENIPLVLTAHNVWDDELWREMLSFRSAWDAVIAVSRFIKRELVKNGFQASRVHVVHHGMDLERFTPAGAAERERILDRHPRLRGRRVMFHPARMSLAKGSDFVVRAFAEMKRRLPNLCLVMAGTEKTVDWGSYQGPEIQKINALIGGLKLEDDVYIRFFSWDEIADMYRVADVVVYPSIFEEPFGLVMLEALASGTPIVVTRSGGMPEVIEDGFNGFVVPRRDYHALAERCLLILDDPVEAARLAANGLRCARERFSLSAMVDNTLNVYRRVVADRERAVAPGELVIGAHA; encoded by the coding sequence GTGCGTATTTCCAAGTTGCATTGGGCCTTCCCGCCGATCATCGGCGGGGTGGAGACCCACCTGATGATGCTGGGTCCGGAACTGGTGGCGCGGGGTTGCACCGTCAACCTCCTGACCGGGTCCGTCGACGGGCGTGAGACTTTCGATTACAGGGGAATGACGGTAACCCGCACCCCGCTGATGGACCTCAACGGTCTAGGTACACTGTCCAGAATTCAGGAGCTGGCCGGAGACATCCGGGACGAGTTGACCGCGTTCATCCAAAAGACCCGGCCGGACCTGATTCACGTCCACAACATGCACTATTTCAGCCCGGTGCATGCCCGGGTGCTGGCCCGGATCAGCCGCCGGGAGAACATCCCGTTGGTGTTGACTGCTCACAATGTCTGGGACGACGAACTGTGGCGCGAGATGCTGTCCTTCCGGTCGGCCTGGGACGCGGTGATCGCGGTGAGCCGTTTTATCAAGCGGGAATTGGTGAAGAATGGGTTTCAGGCGTCCCGGGTCCACGTCGTGCACCACGGCATGGACCTGGAGCGTTTTACCCCGGCTGGCGCCGCGGAACGGGAACGGATTCTCGATCGGCACCCGAGGCTGCGGGGCCGCCGGGTGATGTTCCACCCAGCCCGGATGTCCCTGGCCAAGGGTTCGGATTTCGTGGTTCGGGCCTTCGCTGAAATGAAGAGAAGACTGCCGAACCTGTGCCTGGTGATGGCCGGCACCGAAAAGACGGTAGACTGGGGCAGTTACCAGGGTCCGGAGATCCAGAAGATCAACGCCTTGATCGGCGGCCTGAAACTGGAGGACGATGTGTATATCCGGTTTTTCTCCTGGGACGAGATCGCCGACATGTACCGGGTGGCCGACGTGGTGGTGTACCCGTCCATTTTCGAAGAGCCGTTTGGGCTGGTGATGCTGGAAGCCCTGGCCTCGGGCACCCCGATTGTGGTCACCAGATCCGGCGGGATGCCCGAAGTAATTGAGGACGGCTTCAACGGCTTCGTCGTGCCCCGACGCGACTACCACGCACTGGCCGAGCGCTGCCTGCTGATCCTCGACGACCCGGTCGAGGCGGCGCGGCTCGCGGCCAACGGCCTGCGGTGCGCCAGGGAAAGGTTTTCCCTGTCGGCTATGGTTGACAACACGCTGAATGTTTACCGGCGAGTGGTGGCGGACAGAGAACGCGCCGTGGCCCCCGGCGAACTGGTGATAGGTGCGCATGCTTGA